The nucleotide sequence TTTGAAGTGAGAATTCTGTTCTTAAGATTTTTATAGTGTAGATTTTAgactcattttttaaatttatacggatattaaaaaattgatagGAAATAGGTTGAAATGATGTCTACATTTTTAGGATAACTATACAATTTAGATGAGATAACAGAGATTGTAAAACATTGGTTTAGTTTATTTAATTctgaataattttataattttgatataaaaattcACACTATGTTTAATAATTCTTTCGTTTGGATTGTGGATGGTTATGTCCATTTTTGACCAAAGCATTGTCATAATCAGCCTCCCTAAGTTAAGAATATGCTCTGTGTCTTATAACATTGAATCGAAGCTTTAGTCAGAATATTCTGCTAAGTTTGTACTCATTGAGGAGCTTGTTTGGTTGGTTGTTAAGAAAAGCATGTTAAACGTGAAGTAAAATACTGCTGCTAAGTATATGAATATCAACTCAAGAAACTTATATTTTGTCTCGTAGGATGACTTTTTACCAAGAACGGCGACGCCATTAGAGGATATTttcaagtccatcttctggttAGTGTTTCTGCATAGTCATTCTTTTGTTCCAAAATGCTTCTATACTTTAATAGGAACTTATTTGTATTATGTTGTGGTTGGACAAGCTTGCCTTGCTTGTTGTTTCTAGTTTGTTTGAGAGATACGTTTATACCAGAGGGTCGGAAACTAAGGGACCCTCGCAGACTTTATGCTCCTGGTCGAATCTATCATATCGTGGAGCGAAAGTTTTGCAggtaataataatatcaaaactTAATACCTAATTTTCTTTGTGATTCTTTCTCTGactattgttttatatatttagatgtgGAAGGTTTCCTCCTGAAGTGAGAACCGCTATTCCTGTTGATGGGAGATTTGAACATATAGTACTGTCATCAAATGCAACATCCGATCATGCGATTCTATGGATAGAAAGAGAATCTGAAAAGGCCCTTCAGGTAAGTTTCAAGAAAATGCCTAGTTTAAAGGGAttattagttaggtaattaatgaaataaacaaTGGTGAGTGTTTGTGTGACGTGTGGCTGCAGGAAATGAGAGAGAAGAGTGCAGAGACAGTGGTGACAAAGGCACCAAAAGAGAAAAGAATGGAGAGGTTAAACACTTTagagaaagagcacaaagaTGCGTTAGAGAGAGCTGTGAGTCTCAACATCCCACATGCAGTGTCTGccgcagaagaagaagaagaagaagaatgcaaCAATGCCGAAGCATCGGAACCAAagtcgaagaagaagaattggGACGAGGTGGTGGAGAAGCTTTTTCATAGAAGCAATTCTGGTGAGCTCGTTCTTAACGAGAACGTTGATGGTACTGATAGGTAGTCACATAAAATGTCTAATTGTAAGAATGAGTTGTGTTTATTTCTTTACGCAGTTTTGTATATCTGTGCGgctattgttttgtttttaatatatgcgAAAACGGGTTTGTGTTTACGAGTATCTAATCCAAATCAGTTTCTAATATCTTTTCATCTCAGTGTAAACCTTAAAATAACAAGCACCCTTCTACCTTTTTGAAACAAACATTTCTCATTTACTGAACACCAGTACCAACCtccaaacaaaactaaaatcacAGGAAACGAAGAGCACAATACATCATATCTCAAACACTGAGACTAAGTAgtaacaaacaaacacacaagcCTAAGCAGTAACGAACCAACACTGATTCTTTTTTGAGGCTTTTTAAGAAGTGTTCATGGCATCTGCGTGATAGCTCTCAAGATCCTTGTCAAGGTCAGCAGCCGATTTCTCCACTGGCTTCTTCCCATTCCCTCTTCCACCACCACGACCACGTCCACCACGCCCTCTACCACCACGAAACCCACCCCTTCCTCCTCCTTGCCGGTTTTGACTGCCCACAATAGACGATCCAACAGTTACTATTTTCCTCTTTAAGAATAAAAAGAGACTTTTATGTCTCAAGCTagaacaatattttagtttggttGCTTTCTAGCCTAAGCAGTACTAAGAGGAACGTGTTATACTTACATTGGAAGGCGATTGACAGTAGGAGCTGGACCTCTTCCTCCTCTCCCTCTCAATCTACCAATACCTCTCCCTCCTCCTTGCCTGCCAGCATCAGAGAAGATTTTGTTAATCATTTATTCCCTAGTGCAATACATAAACAGAGAAAGACAGAAAGTTATACTGGATAACGACGGTCCTCTTCAGCCTTCCATTGAGTCCAGAGACATTCACATTCACACGACCAGATAAAGGAGCCTCAGAGTTGTTTCCACCCAAAATCTCGAGTCTCATTGGTCTTCCATCCAATAACACATTGTTGTATTTCTTCAGAGCTTGGACTGCATCGCTTCTTCTTGGATACACCACTTCAGCTGTGCCCTATAGCACAAAGGAAAATACCAAAGAGGTCACAGTTAGAAAAAGTAGAAGCTTTTCTACGATCAAGAAGATAAGATTCGTGAGAACTTACACTTGGACGCCCATTTTTGTCAAAATGAATCGCATAACGTTTTAGCTCCCCAATCTCAGAGAAGAGTTCCTAAGATCCCACaaagatattattatttaagaAAGCAAAGAATATAAATAAGTCAAGATTATAATTTATACCCTTATATCATCGTTTGTCACACCGTTGTCTAGGTTGGTAATATGGAGCCTGGTTTCAACATCAACCCCTGACACTCCAGCAGCTCTTAGGCCATCTTCAAACAAACCATTCTGCCATGGCACGCTTCTGGTCCTACGAACAGGCTATTGAAAAGACCAGATAACATCAGTACAAGGATTCTGTGTTGATCTTCTGCAATGTCaatgaaatata is from Brassica napus cultivar Da-Ae chromosome A4, Da-Ae, whole genome shotgun sequence and encodes:
- the LOC106445878 gene encoding THO complex subunit 4D, which translates into the protein MSGALDMTLDESIKRAKAARSGGGRGSSRRGRGGGRGHGPNGFLGGGRGNGPARRGPLAVNARTSSFTINKPVRRTRSVPWQNGLFEDGLRAAGVSGVDVETRLHITNLDNGVTNDDIRELFSEIGELKRYAIHFDKNGRPSGTAEVVYPRRSDAVQALKKYNNVLLDGRPMRLEILGGNNSEAPLSGRVNVNVSGLNGRLKRTVVIQQGGGRGIGRLRGRGGRGPAPTVNRLPIQNRQGGGRGGFRGGRGRGGRGRGGGRGNGKKPVEKSAADLDKDLESYHADAMNTS